The genomic stretch TGTTACTCGTTGCACAATTGTCACCTCAATTCAATCATCCTGTTAGTATACGAAAGCCTGAAAGAAGCTCAGACTTCAAGATTTTCTACCCATAGTATACTATGATTGCTGACCATGAACAATGAGAGCGGTTTGGATCAGCCCTGAAGATTTGTCTCATTCAGGCAAAAAAAGAGCACGGCGCATAAATGCCCGTGCAAAAGAGTGAATCTATTTAAAGGGGGTTAAATCTACTAACAGTTTACCCCATTTGTGTTTCACCGCTGTTACAGCCAAATTAAAAGGGAATGACGCGGTGACAGGCACCACCCGATACAGCTCGAAGGCTGTCGAAATGTGGTTTTACTGCGAGCTATAAAGAAAAAGCAGAGGATCGTCCTCTGCTTTCATACCGAATTAGACTAGCGCTTCTTTTCCAGCATCTTCTAGTGATTCAATGTAGTGCTGAACAGATTGCGCAGCGATACTACCATCGCCAGTTGCTGTTACGATTTGACGAAGCATTTTGTCACGAATGTCACCTGCTGCATAGATGCCAGGAACCTTCGTCGCCATGTTTTCGTCCGTCACGATATAGCCTTCTTCATTTGTGATATCAAGACCGCTAACAGCTTGGTTTAATGGAAGCATACCGATGTAAATAAAGACACCGTCCGCACTGAATTCACGCTCTTCACCAGTTACCGTGTTAACAAGAAGCGTTTTATTCACTTTGCCATTTTCACCTAGAATTTCTTTCACCGTGTGGTTCCAGATGAAATCAATTTTTTCGTTATCAAACGCGCGCTGTTGAAGAATTTTCTGTGCTCGTAGCTGATCACGTCTGTGTACAATGGTTACTTTAGAAGCAAAGCGTGTAAGATACACGCCTTCCTCAACGGCTGAATCTCCACCGCCAACGACAACAAGCTCTTTGTTCTTAAAGAAAGCTCCGTCACAAACCGCGCAATAAGAAACACCGCGGCCGCTATACTCTGCTTCGCCAGGAACACCAATCTTCTTGTATTCTGCGCCACTCGTTACAATAATGGCCTTTGCATGAAATTCTTGATTCCCTGATACGACTGTCTTGTAGTCACCGTTATCACGAATTTCTTTCACATCACCATATTGATATTGAGCGCCAAATTTCTTCGCGTGCTCAAACATTTTCGTAGAAAGATCTGGACCAAGAATGCTATCAAAACCTGGATAGTTTTCTACATCTTCTGTATTTGCCATTTGTCCGCCCGGAATCCCGCGTTCAATCATAAGAACGTCAAGATTAGCACGAGAAGTGTATACAGCTGCAGTCATACCTGCAGGCCCGGCACCGACAATAATGACATCATAAATTTTTTCACTCATCTGCTTCACTTCCTTCACGTTTTGCTAAATTACATTAATTATTAAAGGATAATGTTTCTTATTTAAAATCATATCTGATTGTAGTTAAAAAGTCTACCAGCCTGCTCAGAGGTCATTCGTCTCCAGTAAGCGCGTTAACTTTTTACGGTAAGCATATATGGTTGATCCAGATACACCGAACGCGTTTGCGGCTTCGTTTTGAGTGACGTTTGTTTGTCTTACTTTATGCCACATGTAATACATCGCAGCAGCAGTTGCTTTCACGTTCTGAAAGGCTTCTCTACTATTTGAAAGTTTAACATAACAAGGCAACCAGATCATCGCAATTAGCTCATGCAGTTCTGAGTCACTAATATCTGCCTGCTCTAGCTCAGCAATAACACGCATTCCTGATCGTACATATTCAGGGAAATCTGTCTGTGTACGTACAGTATACGCCCCTTCATCATCTACGATTTGGACCGATTCATCAGCAAGAGTGACCGCAATATACGCTGAAAGCTCTTTAACAAGAAGAGGTTCGTCTTTTCGTTTACAATAGGTTTGTAAAATCGAAGCACCTTCTGGATCGCGTCTCGTATAGAGAAGCATCAGATGCGTCATTCTAGCATGATAATCGTGTTTCCCGTCAGACTCTTCCACTTCTTGGGGCATCTGTGATCGGTAGCTAACCTGGTTTTTATGAAGCGTACCCGCTTCGAGTTCTGCCAGATAATGCTCTGCCATTTCATTCTTTGCATCAACCGTTTGAACCTTTTTCCAGTAACGCTTTGCAAGATCAGGACGATTCAGTTGATACGCAGAAACGGCTAACCAGTGATAGAACGGCACGTCCCACACGTGTCGGGTACTCTCAACCTTACGTAGCCAGTGAAAAGCAAGCTCATGTTCACCCAAAAACCCAAACGTACTTCCTAATTTATACGAATGATCAGGATGAATCGGGTAGACATTCTTAAGCCTCTCAAGCATCACATCACGTTTAACATGTTGACCGAGGAAATCATAGAAAAGCGTTAAGTTACAAACCGCGTTTAGATTCCCTTCATTTTTCGTTAAGACGTCATCGAGTACTTCGACGGCTTCCTCATACTGCTCACTATAAAAATAAGCGAGGGCAAGGTTATTGTACGCAGGCCAAAACTCAGAATAAACTTCTGTCATCCGCTCAAGTAACTCAATCGCTTCAAGAAAATGCCCCGCTTCAATCGCTTTACGAGCGGCTTCATGCTCTTGAATCAACTGTTCTTCTTCGCCAATCTCCTGAGATAAGTGCTCGGATTGCTCGAACAAGATGAGGTCGACAAGCTCCTCGGCATCTTCCATAAATTCACCTTCTGGCTCATGCTTAAGGTAAATTTTTGCATGCTCTTCCGTTTGTTTAAACAGACCCATATGTGCAAAGTTGTTCGCAAGGAAAAAGTAGCAATCATAGTATTCAGGATCAAGATCGTCAAGAACAAATTTCAGCCATTCATTTGATGCTTCATATTCGCCTAATTCCGACAGGACCGCTGCAAGTTGACATATATAATCGACTTCTTCGGGGACAAGTTTAACCGCACGTTCAAGATGCTGTCTTGCTTTATCCAAATTCCGTTGCTGATAGGCTCTCATAGCCTTTTTATAAAAATAATCTCCGTCCTGAACGAACGGAATCAGTCGGCCTTTCATTTCCGAAGAAGCATGAAGTTCTTTCCTCATGTTTCCCCCCAATAATCTTTCTTCAAGTAATTCTATTACCAGTCATATCCGTTCAAAAGTATAACATACATCTACTTCCAATCGTAAAAGAAAATAAGTAGAAAAAACTGGCTGAATGCTCACATGCGCTCTTCGAATTGTTTTGATCTGGCGCAAAATAAAAACGAGCTCATCGGCTCGTTTTTATTTCCACATATCTTTTTTGCGCTTTGAGATTTCTTGCGCAATAAAACCAATTCCCATTCCAAGCAGCACGCCAGGCCCTGGTTGACCAAGAAAAAGTCCAATAGCAAGTCCCACAAACATGAACCCTACAAACATGTAACCTCTCTCCATTTCTCGTAATTGAATTTACTCTTGTGTACGAATGGAAGAGAAAAAAGTTTCATTATTTTGAAGCGTGTCGTTCCTCGAGTACCTGAAGAACGTCATCGAGCGCACATTCCTGCTCTCTTAACAACACCATCAAATGAAAAATCAAGTCGGCTGATTCCCACGTAAGTTCTTGGTGGTCGCGGTTTTTCGCTGCAATGATGACTTCGGAAGCTTCTTCGCCAACCTTCTTTAGAATCTTATCAACACCTTCATTAAAAAGATAAGTTGTATAAGCTCCATCAGGACGCTCAGCTTCTCTTTTAGCAATCGTTTGTTCAAGCGTATTGAGGATAGCAAAACGATCCGTGTTCGGCGTTGCTTCTTCTGAAAGCAAAGAATCACTGAAACAAGAGTAAGTCCCTTTATGACAGGCTGGTCCTTCGGGATTTACAAGCACAAGCACTGCGTCTTGATCACAGTCATAGCGAAGATCAAGAACGTGCTGCGTATTGCCTGAAGTCTCTCCCTTATGCCATAGCTCTTCACGTGAACGGCTGTAAAACCACGTTTCCTTTGTTTCGATTGTTTTCGTAAGAGACTCTTTGTTCATATATGCTAGTGTTAGCACTTCTTTACTCACTGCATCCTGCACAATTGCTGGGACAAGGCCCTTTTCATCAAATTGAATCATGTCGGTATTCATCGAATCGCCACCCCGTTTTGTTTTAAGTAATCTTTCACATGTGATAGTGAGGTTTCTTTATAGTGGAAGATCGATGCGGCAAGAGCGGCATCCGCCGAAGCTTCGTGGAAGACTTCGAGAAAGTCTTCAGAAGACCCTGCTCCTCCTGATGCAATGACAGGAATGGAGACAGCTTCGCCAATCGCTTTCGTTAAAGGAACATCAAATCCGTCTTTACTTCCGTCAGCATTCATGCTTGTTAATAGTATTTCGCCTGCTCCCATTTCCTGAGCCTTCCTTGCCCACTCAACAGCATCCCATTCCGTTGCCGTGCGTCCACCATGCGTATAGACACGCCAGGAATTTGTTTCTTCTTCCCACTTTGCATCAATTGCCACAACCATACACTGTGTTCCAAAATAATCTGCGCCTTCACGGATTAATTCCGGACGAAGAACTGCTGCTGTATTCATCGATACTTTATCTGCTCCTGCGCGAAGCACACGCTTCATATCTTCAAGCTTATTAATTCCGCCGCCAACAGTAAATGGAATCGCAAGTTCTGCTGCCACCTGCCGCACCACATCGACCATTGTTTCTCTTCCTTCATGAGAAGCAGAGATATCCAAGAAAACAAGCTCATCTGCCCCTTCTTGATCATACACTCTCGCTAACTCAACAGGATCACCTGCATCTCTAAGACCTACAAACTGGATGCCTTTCACAACGCGACCGTCCTTTACATCCAGGCACGGAATAATTCGTTTCGTCAGCATTACTAGACCTCCAGCGCTTGTTTTAATGTAAATTGATTCGTGTAAAGTGCTTTTCCAATAATCGCACCGCTAATGGAGTCACTTCTTTGTTCAAGACTTTTCACATCATCAAGGTTGCTGATTCCACCTGAAGCAATCACTTCTTTGCCTGTCGCCTCGCCAAGTTCAGCAATTGCTTCAACGTTTGGGCCTGATAGCGTGCCGTCTTTTGAAATATCCGTAAAAATGAAAACCTCTGCTCCATGCTCAGCGAGTTCTTTTCCGAGCTCAACAGCTTTAATCTCGGATGTTTTTAGCCAGCCTTCAACTGCCACATAGCCATCTCTTGCATCGATTCCAATCGCGATCTTTTCTTTATATTTAGAAAGCATTCTTTTCACAAAGTCCGGGTCAGATATGGCACTGCTACCGAGAATAATCCGATCAACACCGTTTTCAAGGTAATAAGCAACGTCTTCTTCCGTTCGAATTCCTCCCCCAACTTGTACACGCGCCGATAAGTTGTTGGCCACTTCAAGAACGTGGCGATCATTCACACGCTTTCCCTCTCTTGCCCCGTCAAGATCAACCATATGGATCCACTCGGCTCCCTCATCAGCAAATTGCTTTGCCATATCAAAAGGCGAATCGCCGTAAATGGTTTCTTTGTTGTAATCACCTTGCAAAAGGCGGACACATTTGCCGCCTCTCATATCAATAGCAGGATAAATGGTAATTGGCATCTTATGCGTCATTCCTTTCTACGTATTGGGCATAGTTTTTTAATATCGCAAGACCGGCATGACTGCTTTTCTCAGGGTGGAACTGGGTACCAAACACCTTGCCTTTTCCTACAACAGCCGGAACTTCCTCAGCATAATCAGCTGTTGAAATTAAAACATCACGATCATCTGTATCAACATAATAGGAGTGAACAAAATACACGTGCTCATCTCCGACATCATTCATTAAAAAGGAATCACGCTGATGGATCACTAGTTTGTTCCATCCCATATGTGGAACTTTATAGGCGTTACCAGCTGCATCCTTGCCAGGAAACTTCTTTACTTTACCCGGTAAAAAAGAGAAGCCTTCCGCATACCCATTTTCATCACTTTCTTCAAAAAGAAGCTGCATGCCTAGACAAATGCCAAGTAACGGTTTACCTGCTTCCACTTCTTTTTCAATAAAAGCTTTTAAGCCCGTTTCGGTTAAGATCGCCATCGCATCACGAAAAGAACCAACTCCAGGAAGGAGAAGTCCAGTCGCTTTGGCAAGCTCCTTCTCGTCTTCTGAAACAAAATAGTCATAACCGAGACGCTCTAGTGCCTTACTTACGCTGTATAAATTCCCCATGCCATAATCAATAATTCCGATCATTTACAGCATTCCTTTCGTTGATGGCACACCTTTTACTCGAGGATCGATCAGCGTTGCCTCATCTAGAGCACGTCCGAGCGCTTTAAAAATGGCTTCTATGATGTGGTGTGTATTGTGTCCGTAATGAACGATCACATGTAAGTTCATTCTTGCTTCAATCGCAAGTTTCCATAAAAACTCATGAACCAACTCAGTATCAAATGTTCCAACACGCGTCGCTGGCAACTCTACACGATATTCAAGGTGAGGACGATTGCTTAAATCCACGACAACCTGAGCAAGTGCATCATCCATCGGAACAAACGCATTGCCATATCGCTTAATGCCTTCTTTTGACCCAAGCGCCTGTTTTAGTGCTTCACCAAGGCAAATTCCAATATCCTCTGTTGTGTGGTGATCATCAACTTCCGTGTCACCATTTGCCGCGATCGCTAAATCAAACTTGCCATGCTTAGTGAACAAATCAAGCATGTGAGTAAGAAAAGGAACGCCGGTTTGCAAATCGGTTTTTCCGCTTCCGTCCACCCCAAAGGATAAGTTAATCGATGTTTCAGAGGTTTCTCTCGAAATGGAACTTTTTCTCTCTTCACTCATTTTAAATCCTCCAATCGAAGTTCAACAGCTCTCGCATGAGCATCAAGTCCTTCAAGCTTAGCCAGCGCTGCGATGCTGTTACCGTTCTGTCTTAATGCTTCTTTACTATAAGAAATAACGCTCGATTTTTTTATAAAGTCATCTACTGAGAGCGGACTTGAAAAGCGTGCGGTTCCATTGGTTGGAAGCACGTGGTTAGGTCCAGCAAAATAATCCCCAACAGGTTCGGAGCTATAAGGACCAAGAAAAATCGCTCCTGCATGACGAATTTTTCCGAGAAGCGTCATCGGTTCTTCAACCATGATTTCAAGGTGCTCAGGAGCAAGCTCATTCACTGCTTCAACCGCTTCCGCAAGGTGATCAACAACATAGATCATGCCATAATCCTCAATCGACGCTGCAGCAATTTCGGCGCGCGGAAGTTCAAAAAGCTGTTGCTTTACCTCTTCTTGAACGCGCTCCGCTAGCGTAGCTGATGTTGTTACAAGAACTGCGCTTGCCCGCTCATCATGTTCTGCTTGGGATAAAAGATCTGCTGCCACATAAGCTGGATTCGCATGTTCATCCGCTAGCACAACAATTTCACTTGGACCAGCGATCATATCGATATCGACGATTCCAAACACTTCTCGTTTCGCAAGCGCAACGAAAATATTACCCGGTCCTACAATTTTATCAACCGGAGCAATCGTTTCTGTCCCGTATGCGAGAGCGGCCACTGCCTGCGCACCGCCAACTTTAAAGATTTCCGTGACGCCTACTTCATTTGCTGCAACAAGAACACCAGAAGGAACATTTCCCTCTGCATCAGGCGGTGTGACCATTGCAATTCGCGTTACACCTGCTGCGATAGCAGGAATGACATTCATTAGTACGGAAGAAGGATAGGCTGCTTTTCCACCCGGAACATAGACGCCAACAGAATCAAGTGGCGTCACTTTTTGTCCTAGCATTGTACCGTCTTCAGCTGTCGTAAACCAGGATTGGCGACGCTGACGCTCATGAAACGTTTGAATGTTTTCAGCGGCTTGCCTAATCGTAGTAATAAGTTCATCTGATAAATCGCGATAGGCTTTTTCGATTTCTTCAGTTGAAACGCGAAATTCTTCTAAATCCGCTCCATCAAACTTCTTTGTGTTTTCCTTAACCGCTTGATCGCCAGTTTCTTTCACTTGGGAAAGAATCGAAAGAACAGCATGACGCTGATCTTCCGTCCCTTGCTCAATCGAGCGCTTAATTGAAATGCCTTCGTTCCGATTAACGATTTTCATCAGTACTCTCTCCTTCCACAACCGCAGAAAGACGTTGGACCATATCGTCAATAATGGCATCTTTCGTTCGATAACTTACTGGGTTCACAATAAAACGGGATGTGATCGGCTCAATAAATGCTGTTTCCATTAAGCCGTTTTCCGTTAGTGTTCGACCTGTTGAGACAATATCAACAATGCGATCTGCTAGACCAATCAGTGGCGCAAGCTCAATCGATCCGTTTAGCTTAATGATTTCAACTTGCTCTCCCTGCTGACGGAAATAATTTGACGCAACGTTCGGATATTTTGTTGCGATCTTAGGAGCCACCCCTTTGATTGGTCCATCTGATAGTCCAGCAACGGCAAGGTAACAGCCACTAATTTTCAGATCAA from Bacillus sp. Cs-700 encodes the following:
- the trxB gene encoding thioredoxin-disulfide reductase; the protein is MSEKIYDVIIVGAGPAGMTAAVYTSRANLDVLMIERGIPGGQMANTEDVENYPGFDSILGPDLSTKMFEHAKKFGAQYQYGDVKEIRDNGDYKTVVSGNQEFHAKAIIVTSGAEYKKIGVPGEAEYSGRGVSYCAVCDGAFFKNKELVVVGGGDSAVEEGVYLTRFASKVTIVHRRDQLRAQKILQQRAFDNEKIDFIWNHTVKEILGENGKVNKTLLVNTVTGEEREFSADGVFIYIGMLPLNQAVSGLDITNEEGYIVTDENMATKVPGIYAAGDIRDKMLRQIVTATGDGSIAAQSVQHYIESLEDAGKEALV
- a CDS encoding tetratricopeptide repeat protein; this translates as MRKELHASSEMKGRLIPFVQDGDYFYKKAMRAYQQRNLDKARQHLERAVKLVPEEVDYICQLAAVLSELGEYEASNEWLKFVLDDLDPEYYDCYFFLANNFAHMGLFKQTEEHAKIYLKHEPEGEFMEDAEELVDLILFEQSEHLSQEIGEEEQLIQEHEAARKAIEAGHFLEAIELLERMTEVYSEFWPAYNNLALAYFYSEQYEEAVEVLDDVLTKNEGNLNAVCNLTLFYDFLGQHVKRDVMLERLKNVYPIHPDHSYKLGSTFGFLGEHELAFHWLRKVESTRHVWDVPFYHWLAVSAYQLNRPDLAKRYWKKVQTVDAKNEMAEHYLAELEAGTLHKNQVSYRSQMPQEVEESDGKHDYHARMTHLMLLYTRRDPEGASILQTYCKRKDEPLLVKELSAYIAVTLADESVQIVDDEGAYTVRTQTDFPEYVRSGMRVIAELEQADISDSELHELIAMIWLPCYVKLSNSREAFQNVKATAAAMYYMWHKVRQTNVTQNEAANAFGVSGSTIYAYRKKLTRLLETNDL
- the hisIE gene encoding bifunctional phosphoribosyl-AMP cyclohydrolase/phosphoribosyl-ATP diphosphatase HisIE codes for the protein MNTDMIQFDEKGLVPAIVQDAVSKEVLTLAYMNKESLTKTIETKETWFYSRSREELWHKGETSGNTQHVLDLRYDCDQDAVLVLVNPEGPACHKGTYSCFSDSLLSEEATPNTDRFAILNTLEQTIAKREAERPDGAYTTYLFNEGVDKILKKVGEEASEVIIAAKNRDHQELTWESADLIFHLMVLLREQECALDDVLQVLEERHASK
- the hisF gene encoding imidazole glycerol phosphate synthase subunit HisF, translated to MLTKRIIPCLDVKDGRVVKGIQFVGLRDAGDPVELARVYDQEGADELVFLDISASHEGRETMVDVVRQVAAELAIPFTVGGGINKLEDMKRVLRAGADKVSMNTAAVLRPELIREGADYFGTQCMVVAIDAKWEEETNSWRVYTHGGRTATEWDAVEWARKAQEMGAGEILLTSMNADGSKDGFDVPLTKAIGEAVSIPVIASGGAGSSEDFLEVFHEASADAALAASIFHYKETSLSHVKDYLKQNGVAIR
- the hisA gene encoding 1-(5-phosphoribosyl)-5-[(5-phosphoribosylamino)methylideneamino]imidazole-4-carboxamide isomerase, which gives rise to MPITIYPAIDMRGGKCVRLLQGDYNKETIYGDSPFDMAKQFADEGAEWIHMVDLDGAREGKRVNDRHVLEVANNLSARVQVGGGIRTEEDVAYYLENGVDRIILGSSAISDPDFVKRMLSKYKEKIAIGIDARDGYVAVEGWLKTSEIKAVELGKELAEHGAEVFIFTDISKDGTLSGPNVEAIAELGEATGKEVIASGGISNLDDVKSLEQRSDSISGAIIGKALYTNQFTLKQALEV
- the hisH gene encoding imidazole glycerol phosphate synthase subunit HisH, yielding MIGIIDYGMGNLYSVSKALERLGYDYFVSEDEKELAKATGLLLPGVGSFRDAMAILTETGLKAFIEKEVEAGKPLLGICLGMQLLFEESDENGYAEGFSFLPGKVKKFPGKDAAGNAYKVPHMGWNKLVIHQRDSFLMNDVGDEHVYFVHSYYVDTDDRDVLISTADYAEEVPAVVGKGKVFGTQFHPEKSSHAGLAILKNYAQYVERNDA
- the hisB gene encoding imidazoleglycerol-phosphate dehydratase HisB — encoded protein: MSEERKSSISRETSETSINLSFGVDGSGKTDLQTGVPFLTHMLDLFTKHGKFDLAIAANGDTEVDDHHTTEDIGICLGEALKQALGSKEGIKRYGNAFVPMDDALAQVVVDLSNRPHLEYRVELPATRVGTFDTELVHEFLWKLAIEARMNLHVIVHYGHNTHHIIEAIFKALGRALDEATLIDPRVKGVPSTKGML
- the hisD gene encoding histidinol dehydrogenase — translated: MKIVNRNEGISIKRSIEQGTEDQRHAVLSILSQVKETGDQAVKENTKKFDGADLEEFRVSTEEIEKAYRDLSDELITTIRQAAENIQTFHERQRRQSWFTTAEDGTMLGQKVTPLDSVGVYVPGGKAAYPSSVLMNVIPAIAAGVTRIAMVTPPDAEGNVPSGVLVAANEVGVTEIFKVGGAQAVAALAYGTETIAPVDKIVGPGNIFVALAKREVFGIVDIDMIAGPSEIVVLADEHANPAYVAADLLSQAEHDERASAVLVTTSATLAERVQEEVKQQLFELPRAEIAAASIEDYGMIYVVDHLAEAVEAVNELAPEHLEIMVEEPMTLLGKIRHAGAIFLGPYSSEPVGDYFAGPNHVLPTNGTARFSSPLSVDDFIKKSSVISYSKEALRQNGNSIAALAKLEGLDAHARAVELRLEDLK
- the hisG gene encoding ATP phosphoribosyltransferase → MLTMAMPKGRIFEEAVELLRNAGYQLPPEFDDSRKLIIDIEEENLRFILAKPMDVPTYVEHGVADVGIAGKDVMLEEERNVYEVLDLKISGCYLAVAGLSDGPIKGVAPKIATKYPNVASNYFRQQGEQVEIIKLNGSIELAPLIGLADRIVDIVSTGRTLTENGLMETAFIEPITSRFIVNPVSYRTKDAIIDDMVQRLSAVVEGESTDENR